The genomic stretch CTGTGGAGGTTGCCCCGTAGGTATAGCTTGCACTGATTCCTGAATGTCATAATCAGGTCACCAAGCGACAAAGGAGGTAAATACCGCAGATGAAGAGCGAATCGACGTTACATAATCCGGATCAGGTAGATGTATTCGTACCTAAATCTAAGATGAAGGGTGCGGTCATGCGTGATCTAATCCGGGATCGATGGTTGTATTTCATGTTAGCGCCGGGTATAGCTTACTTTATTATTTTCAAGTATGTTCCCATGTACGGCATTACGATGGCTTTTCAGGACTATCAACCTTACCTCGGTTTTTTTGACAGCCCATGGGTAGGTTTCAAGCATTTCGAAAGATTTTTTGGTGAACCGCAGTTTTGGATGTTATTCCGTAATACAGCAATCCTTGCGCTATATAACTTAATTTTTTTCTTTCCGCTCCCTATTGTGCTTGCATTGATGCTGAATGAGGTCAGGTCTTCTTTTTATAAAAGATTTGTCCAAACCTTAGTATATATTCCGCATTTTGTATCATGGGTTGTAGTAGTAGGTATATTCTACATGCTCTTTACGACGGAGAATGGACTGATTAATGAATTTTTATTCCAATTAACAGGTAAGAAAATCGCTTTTCTGCAAGATCCAGAATGGTTCCGCTCAATGATCGTAACGCAGTCTATATGGAAAGAAGTCGGCTGGGGGACCATTATCTTTCTTGCTGCACTGGCTGGCGTAGATCTTCAGCTGTATGAAGCAGCGAGAATGGATGGAGCAGGGAGATGGCGTCAGTTGTGGCATATCACTCTGCCTGCGATTAAAAGTACCATTGTTATTTTGCTCATTCTTCGGCTTGGTAATTTCCTCGATTCCGGTTTCGA from Paenibacillus polygoni encodes the following:
- a CDS encoding ABC transporter permease — translated: MKGAVMRDLIRDRWLYFMLAPGIAYFIIFKYVPMYGITMAFQDYQPYLGFFDSPWVGFKHFERFFGEPQFWMLFRNTAILALYNLIFFFPLPIVLALMLNEVRSSFYKRFVQTLVYIPHFVSWVVVVGIFYMLFTTENGLINEFLFQLTGKKIAFLQDPEWFRSMIVTQSIWKEVGWGTIIFLAALAGVDLQLYEAARMDGAGRWRQLWHITLPAIKSTIVILLILRLGNFLDSGFEQIFLMLNPTTRDVGEVFDTYVYVKGLTQAQYSYSAAVGLFKSVVGLVLVVSANWLAKRFGEEGVY